A region from the Nonlabens sp. YIK11 genome encodes:
- a CDS encoding SET domain-containing protein, with product MIHPHTEVRFISEEIGYGVVAKQLIPAGTITWVLDQLDREFTPAQYEQMDFVYKEILDTYTFRNNKGNMILCWDIGRFVNHSFNSNCLTTAYDFEIAIRDIQPGEQLTDDYGYLNISEPFEAMNEGTDRKMVYPDDLTRYHEVWDEQIKTVFHKIPELDQPMKFLLPESLWTKVEHIAAGREQMASILTNYFDPEKA from the coding sequence GTGATACATCCGCATACCGAAGTACGTTTTATAAGTGAAGAAATAGGCTATGGAGTCGTGGCAAAACAGCTCATTCCAGCAGGTACCATCACATGGGTACTGGACCAACTGGACCGCGAGTTCACGCCGGCACAGTACGAGCAAATGGACTTTGTCTACAAGGAAATCCTCGATACCTACACCTTTAGAAACAACAAGGGAAACATGATTCTATGCTGGGATATAGGCAGATTTGTGAATCACAGTTTTAATTCCAACTGTCTGACCACAGCCTATGATTTTGAGATCGCAATACGTGATATCCAACCAGGCGAGCAATTGACAGACGATTATGGCTACCTCAATATTTCGGAGCCTTTTGAGGCGATGAATGAAGGTACCGACCGCAAAATGGTCTATCCAGATGACCTAACCCGTTACCACGAGGTTTGGGATGAGCAGATCAAAACGGTATTTCACAAAATACCAGAGTTGGATCAACCCATGAAGTTTCTGTTACCAGAATCACTGTGGACTAAAGTAGAGCACATTGCCGCAGGCCGTGAACAAATGGCATCCATACTTACCAATTATTTTGACCCAGAAAAGGCTTAA
- a CDS encoding KTSC domain-containing protein, which yields MKRINQYKKMFSVEGPIELKELKKSYRNLVKEWHPDKFQDGDEKKEEAEVMSRQIIDGYHFLVSIAPETKEANLEAYKETTTNTGIEDFDHKGQVLEITFTDGSTYEYFGVQKPIFQKLINAPNRYRFAKRNIFNDYLYRKSKKDQEMA from the coding sequence ATGAAGCGTATCAATCAGTATAAAAAGATGTTTAGTGTAGAAGGACCCATTGAGCTTAAAGAGCTTAAGAAGTCTTACCGCAATCTTGTAAAAGAATGGCATCCTGATAAATTCCAGGACGGTGATGAGAAGAAAGAAGAAGCCGAGGTGATGAGCCGTCAAATTATTGATGGGTACCATTTTCTGGTAAGTATCGCTCCAGAAACCAAAGAAGCAAATCTAGAAGCCTACAAGGAAACCACTACCAATACCGGAATCGAGGATTTTGACCATAAAGGGCAAGTGTTGGAAATCACCTTTACAGATGGTAGTACGTATGAATACTTTGGCGTACAAAAGCCTATTTTTCAAAAGTTGATCAACGCACCTAACAGGTATCGTTTTGCAAAACGCAATATCTTCAACGACTATTTATATCGCAAGAGCAAGAAGGATCAAGAAATGGCATAA
- a CDS encoding AraC family transcriptional regulator has product MQLRKPVLKKVHPEMKSTVFVSRSTTERIDWKPFWHYHPEIELVYVDKGQGKRHIGNHMSYYNNSQLILIGSNLPHIGYTDSPNHGSELLVQFLPDFLGKDFLERPATQPIKQLFERAKNGIVFLKPVKEQIGDKLHQLNEVEGFERILLLLDILNTLATTEHYEILNAEKFVFETDHQNNSKMETIYKHINQNFKEHISLDEIADKVSMTVPAFCRYFKKSTGKTFTKLVNEYRVVHATKLLAESPMSISDVAFECGFNNFSHFNKLFKEVTGKSASKYRAGLKQMVG; this is encoded by the coding sequence ATGCAATTACGTAAACCAGTCCTCAAGAAAGTTCATCCAGAAATGAAGAGTACCGTCTTTGTGAGCAGGAGCACCACAGAGCGTATCGACTGGAAACCTTTCTGGCATTATCATCCAGAAATAGAGTTGGTTTATGTAGATAAAGGTCAAGGCAAGCGCCATATAGGGAACCACATGTCTTATTATAACAACAGCCAGCTTATCTTGATAGGGTCCAACCTACCACATATAGGTTATACGGATAGTCCCAATCACGGTTCTGAACTACTTGTTCAATTCCTACCCGACTTTTTGGGAAAGGATTTTCTGGAACGACCAGCGACACAACCTATCAAGCAGCTTTTTGAAAGGGCAAAAAACGGAATCGTTTTCCTCAAACCGGTGAAGGAGCAAATAGGAGACAAGCTTCATCAATTGAATGAAGTAGAAGGTTTTGAGCGTATCCTGTTATTATTGGACATTTTAAATACGCTGGCAACTACCGAACATTACGAGATCCTCAATGCCGAAAAGTTTGTGTTTGAAACCGACCATCAAAATAATTCTAAGATGGAGACCATTTACAAACACATCAACCAAAACTTTAAGGAGCACATCTCATTGGACGAGATCGCTGATAAGGTAAGCATGACCGTTCCAGCGTTTTGTAGGTACTTCAAAAAATCTACAGGAAAAACTTTTACTAAACTAGTCAACGAGTACCGTGTGGTTCACGCCACAAAACTATTGGCAGAAAGTCCCATGAGCATTAGCGATGTGGCTTTTGAATGTGGCTTCAATAATTTCTCACACTTCAATAAACTGTTTAAGGAAGTCACTGGTAAAAGCGCCAGTAAATACCGCGCCGGATTAAAGCAGATGGTTGGGTAG